A genomic window from Triticum urartu cultivar G1812 chromosome 7, Tu2.1, whole genome shotgun sequence includes:
- the LOC125524434 gene encoding putative F-box protein At3g16210: MENPVVEPISRLTRDLIAEILSRVPYKSLCICKCVCPAWRDLIADPVYRKKILQSLAGFFYRINDEAAAEPRGFPGVNYADLSAFPWASVPRTHPRLPLPPDSTDRVMSVDDSCDGLFLARISIGAGNFRYMVSNPASGEYTLLPHNGHAGTNSIAYLGFDSGASTQEFHVFEFLHEWSHRNWGSNKSLFVRAVRIYSSKTGAWVAMEPQWDIEVGLCFDQPGVFCNGCLHLLTYQSGLAIVDAQGVKWRTVLLPILAAKGFSGFIGKSAGQLLYIDPRDSQGYSSNRSLTISVYVLSVEIYNWEVSHLDDECVYWNMLHKFSNAVPKKKFLKVIGVHPHANLIVMAYSNSELLAYDLDHRESTIVYHLDHDYRTFMQFFPYVPLLSCLPLDGGIRLATPN, translated from the coding sequence ATGGAGAATCCGGTGGTGGAGCCGATCTCCAGGCTCACCCGCGACCTAATCGCGGAGATCCTCTCCCGCGTGCCCTACAAATCTCTCTGCATCTGCAAGTGCGTCTGCCCGGCCTGGCGCGACCTCATCGCCGACCCCGTGTACAGGAAGAAGATTCTGCAGTCCCTGGCCGGCTTCTTCTACCGCATCAACGACGAAGCCGCGGCCGAGCCCCGCGGCTTCCCCGGCGTCAACTACGCCGACCTGTCCGCCTTCCCGTGGGCGAGCGTCCCCAGGACCCACCCGCGGCTACCGCTGCCGCCCGACAGCACGGACCGCGTCATGTCCGTCGATGATTCCTGCGATGGACTGTTTCTTGCCCGCATTTCTATTGGGGCTGGCAATTTTCGCTACATGGTCTCCAATCCAGCCAGCGGTGAGTACACTCTGCTGCCCCACAATGGCCACGCCGGCACCAACAGCATTGCTTACCTGGGTTTCGACAGTGGTGCGTCCACTCAAGAGTTCCATGTGTTTGAGTTTCTACACGAATGGTCACACCGGAACTGGGGCTCGAACAAATCCCTGTTTGTGAGAGCAGTGAGGATTTACTCCTCAAAAACTGGTGCATGGGTGGCAATGGAACCCCAATGGGACATCGAAGTCGGCTTGTGCTTTGATCAGCCTGGAGTTTTCTGTAATGGGTGTTTGCACTTGCTCACATATCAGTCCGGGCTGGCGATAGTTGATGCACAAGGGGTAAAATGGAGAACCGTCCTGCTGCCAATACTCGCTGCTAAGGGTTTCTCAGGTTTCATCGGGAAGTCTGCCGGACAGCTACTTTACATCGACCCCCGTGATAGTCAAGGATACAGCTCAAACAGATCTTTGACTATATCAGTTTACGTTCTTAGTGTTGAGATTTATAACTGGGAAGTGTCCCACCTGGACGACGAATGCGTGTACTGGAATATGTTGCACAAGTTTTCAAATGCAGTTCCAAAGAAGAAGTTTCTCAAAGTCATTGGTGTACACCCACATGCCAATCTGATCGTCATGGCTTATTCAAACAGTGAACTGTTGGCATACGATTTGGATCACCGTGAAAGTACAATTGTATATCACCTTGATCATGACTACCGGACATTTATGCAATTTTTCCCATATGTGCCACTGCTGTCCTGCCTACCATTGGATGGAGGAATACGGCTGGCAACTCCAAATTGA
- the LOC125519807 gene encoding uncharacterized protein LOC125519807 isoform X1 has product MEEPMSRLTHDLIAEILSRVPYKSLCICKCVCPTWRGIIADPANRKKMAQTLAGFFYRITADSADPRGFVVNYADLSAFPWASVAETYPLLPLPSDSTDCFVSLEDSCDGLFLTSIRTGTPAAAGTSRYMVSNPATGEYIVLPHSGYAGDCCRAYLGFDSGVSIQEFHLFEFMLEQSQSLVVRGVNIYSSKSGVWVSMKSQWDSEVSLCWSQPGVFHKGCLHLLIHQRGLAIVDAQGLRWRIIPLPISVDPSFAGFIGKSAGQLFYIDSDDTEGHDANSFSTISVYVLGADIYQWDGTHLNDKCMHWKLLCKLSNVAPNVLFQLGFDLEIIGVHPHANIIFFIAHWNNELIAYDLDRHESTVVYRVEPNYQKFRPFFSYVPLFSRLPLDGGMRLATPN; this is encoded by the coding sequence ATGGAGGAGCCGATGTCGAGGCTCACCCACGACCTAATCGCAGAGATCCTCTCTCGCGTGCCCTACAAATCGCTCTGCATCTGCAAGTGCGTCTGCCCGACATGGCGCGGCATCATCGCCGACCCCGCCAACCGGAAGAAGATGGCGCAGACCCTGGCCGGATTCTTCTACCGCATCACGGCCGACTCCGCCGACCCCCGCGGCTTCGTCGTCAACTACGCCGACCTGTCCGCCTTCCCTTGGGCGAGCGTCGCCGAGACCTACCCGCTCCTGCCGCTGCCGTCCGACAGCACGGACTGCTTCGTCTCCCTCGAGGATTCATGCGATGGATTGTTTCTCACAAGCATCCGCACGGGCACCCCTGCTGCTGCTGGAACATCTCGCTACATGGTCTCCAATCCAGCTACCGGTGAGTATATTGTGCTGCCTCACTCTGGCTACGCCGGCGACTGCTGTCGCGCTTACCTGGGTTTCGACAGTGGCGTGTCCATTCAAGAGTTTCATCTGTTCGAATTTATGCTGGAACAATCCCAATCCCTGGTTGTGAGAGGAGTGAACATTTACTCCTCAAAATCTGGTGTGTGGGTATCAATGAAAAGCCAATGGGACAGCGAAGTTAGCCTGTGCTGGAGTCAACCAGGCGTTTTCCACAAGGGGTGTCTGCACTTGCTCATACATCAGCGTGGGCTGGCAATAGTTGATGCACAAGGGCTAAGATGGAGAATCATTCCACTGCCAATATCAGTTGATCCGAGTTTCGCGGGTTTCATCGGAAAGTCCGCAGGACAGCTATTTTATATTGACTCCGATGATACTGAAGGACATGATGCAAACTCATTTTCGACTATATCAGTTTACGTTCTTGGTGCTGACATCTATCAGTGGGATGGGACTCACCTGAATGACAAATGCATGCACTGGAAATTGTTGTGCAAGCTTTCAAATGTAGCTCCAAATGTGTTGTTTCAGCTCGGCTTCGACCTTGAAATCATTGGAGTACATCCACATGCCAACATAATCTTCTTTATAGCTCATTGGAACAATGAACTGATTGCATACGATCTGGATCGTCATGAGAGCACAGTTGTATATCGCGTTGAGCCTAACTACCAGAAGTTTAGGCCTTTTTTCTCTTATGTGCCCTTGTTTTCCCGCCTACCACTGGATGGAGGAATGCGGTTGGCAACTCCAAATTGA
- the LOC125519807 gene encoding putative F-box protein At3g17490 isoform X2 has product MEEPMSRLTHDLIAEILSRVPYKSLCICKCVCPTWRGIIADPANRKKMAQTLAGFFYRITADSADPRGFVVNYADLSAFPWASVAETYPLLPLPSDSTDCFVSLEDSCDGLFLTSIRTGTPAAAGTSRYMVSNPATGFQDSVFKIKSPSPAFLG; this is encoded by the exons ATGGAGGAGCCGATGTCGAGGCTCACCCACGACCTAATCGCAGAGATCCTCTCTCGCGTGCCCTACAAATCGCTCTGCATCTGCAAGTGCGTCTGCCCGACATGGCGCGGCATCATCGCCGACCCCGCCAACCGGAAGAAGATGGCGCAGACCCTGGCCGGATTCTTCTACCGCATCACGGCCGACTCCGCCGACCCCCGCGGCTTCGTCGTCAACTACGCCGACCTGTCCGCCTTCCCTTGGGCGAGCGTCGCCGAGACCTACCCGCTCCTGCCGCTGCCGTCCGACAGCACGGACTGCTTCGTCTCCCTCGAGGATTCATGCGATGGATTGTTTCTCACAAGCATCCGCACGGGCACCCCTGCTGCTGCTGGAACATCTCGCTACATGGTCTCCAATCCAGCTACCG GTTTTCAAGATTCTGTGTTCAAAATCAAAAGTCCTAGTCCTGCTTTCTTGGGCTAA